From Candidatus Saganbacteria bacterium, a single genomic window includes:
- a CDS encoding linear amide C-N hydrolase, translated as MSYSKKTVGFFYLTTLLAGFVLLLCHNEVLACSRVLSSNNGHAVLCGRNMDWPDNTPTDLWILPRGIQRDGMISKNSLKWTSKYGSLVVVSSTIGKCIVSDGLNEKGLAANLLWLGNSDYGVRDEKLPGLSVSLWAQYCLDNFATVDEAIRAFQDSSYQVVTLSIPVGKKFDKATLHLSLEDKAGDSAIIEYINGNPVIHHDRNYAVMTNDPPFEGQLANLKQYEGFGGKKPLPGTTSASDRFVRASYYLKYLPKPKDLREAVAGVFSITRNVSQPFRDMSDPKFYTSATIWRSVADLSDNIYFYESTMSPNVVWVELNKFDLSEGAPTMKIDLNNNYTLAGDVTKQATKAQPFEFISSEINVKELIQQQSGKIN; from the coding sequence ATGTCTTACTCTAAAAAAACAGTAGGATTTTTCTATTTAACAACTTTACTGGCCGGATTTGTCTTATTACTTTGCCACAATGAAGTTTTGGCCTGTAGCCGCGTTCTATCTTCTAATAACGGCCATGCAGTTTTATGCGGACGGAACATGGATTGGCCGGATAACACTCCAACAGATCTATGGATTTTACCCCGAGGGATACAACGCGACGGTATGATCAGCAAAAATTCTCTCAAATGGACGTCGAAATACGGCAGTTTGGTTGTCGTTTCATCCACAATAGGCAAATGCATCGTTAGTGACGGCCTGAATGAAAAAGGATTAGCAGCCAACCTGCTCTGGCTCGGTAATAGTGATTATGGGGTTAGGGACGAAAAACTTCCCGGCTTGTCGGTCAGCCTCTGGGCCCAATACTGCCTTGACAATTTTGCCACGGTTGATGAAGCCATCCGTGCTTTTCAAGATTCATCCTACCAGGTTGTAACATTGTCGATCCCTGTGGGCAAAAAATTCGATAAAGCCACGCTCCATCTCTCGTTGGAAGATAAAGCCGGCGATTCGGCGATCATTGAATACATCAACGGAAATCCCGTTATTCATCACGATAGAAACTATGCTGTCATGACCAACGATCCGCCTTTTGAGGGGCAACTCGCCAACCTTAAGCAATATGAAGGTTTTGGCGGAAAAAAACCGCTGCCGGGAACTACCTCGGCCTCTGACAGATTTGTACGTGCCTCGTATTATTTAAAATATCTGCCGAAGCCGAAAGATCTGCGTGAAGCTGTGGCCGGAGTTTTTAGCATCACGCGCAATGTTTCCCAACCTTTCCGTGACATGTCGGATCCGAAATTCTATACTTCAGCAACCATCTGGAGGAGCGTCGCCGATTTAAGCGATAATATTTATTTCTACGAATCGACAATGAGCCCCAATGTTGTCTGGGTAGAGTTAAATAAATTTGATCTAAGTGAAGGCGCTCCGACTATGAAAATCGATTTAAACAACAATTATACTCTTGCTGGCGATGTCACAAAACAGGCAACGAAAGCGCAACCGTTTGAATTTATATCTTCGGAAATAAATGTAAAAGAGTTGATACAACAACAATCCGGGAAAATTAATTAG
- a CDS encoding TrkH family potassium uptake protein — protein MFKIRPSIVIAVSFFIVILAGALLLQLPISSSNGTFTKFLDSYFTANSATCVTGLVCLDTGVHFSFFGQFIILLLIQIGGLGYMTFSTFLVLLFRKKMFITEKIAVQEALNIHSTNDVINVVKRIFGIVFVIEGAGALILFLRWLPELGLRHALWYSIFHSVSAFCNAGFALPANFANLTAYKADIVVNLTITSLIILGGLGFLVIADIIQNRRFSLQSKTVIATTAFLIISGTLAIFAMEFNNLSVMGGLSVGGKFLSSYFQAVTPRTAGFNTLDIGHLSHTTLLLMMGLMFIGASPGGTGGGIKTTTFALITWTIIATLKNNKNTVLFDRKIPAETIRRAFVIFFLSIIVVACAVFMLNGIEKFSLMEIAFEVFSAFGTVGLSTGITPFLSDAGKIVIISVMFIGRVGALTLLAALSGHEGKHHIEYPKEGISIG, from the coding sequence ATGTTCAAGATCAGGCCGTCGATAGTAATAGCTGTAAGTTTTTTCATCGTGATACTGGCGGGCGCATTGCTGCTGCAGCTGCCTATATCTTCGTCGAACGGAACTTTTACAAAGTTCCTTGACTCTTACTTTACCGCGAACTCAGCCACCTGTGTGACAGGCTTAGTATGCCTTGACACGGGGGTCCATTTTTCATTTTTCGGACAGTTCATCATACTCCTGTTGATACAGATCGGCGGTCTCGGATATATGACTTTTTCCACTTTTCTGGTTCTTCTTTTCAGGAAGAAGATGTTCATCACAGAAAAAATTGCGGTTCAGGAAGCGCTTAACATCCATTCCACAAATGACGTAATAAATGTCGTCAAAAGGATTTTCGGCATCGTCTTTGTGATAGAAGGTGCAGGGGCTTTGATCCTTTTTCTTAGATGGCTGCCTGAACTTGGACTGAGACATGCCTTATGGTATTCGATATTTCATTCTGTATCCGCTTTTTGCAACGCGGGGTTCGCCCTCCCAGCTAATTTTGCCAATCTGACCGCCTACAAGGCCGACATCGTTGTCAACCTGACTATTACTTCTCTGATAATACTTGGCGGCCTCGGGTTCCTGGTAATAGCAGATATTATCCAGAACCGGAGATTTTCTCTCCAGTCAAAGACCGTCATAGCCACGACCGCGTTTCTGATAATTTCGGGAACGCTCGCAATATTTGCCATGGAGTTCAATAATCTTTCCGTGATGGGCGGCTTGAGCGTCGGGGGGAAATTCCTGTCTTCCTATTTTCAGGCTGTCACGCCGAGAACCGCAGGTTTTAATACTCTTGATATCGGACATCTCTCCCATACAACGCTCCTGCTCATGATGGGGCTGATGTTCATAGGTGCAAGCCCCGGCGGTACCGGAGGCGGGATAAAGACGACTACTTTCGCCCTGATCACGTGGACGATCATCGCAACATTGAAGAACAATAAGAATACCGTTTTATTTGACCGTAAGATCCCTGCCGAGACTATCAGGCGCGCGTTCGTGATATTCTTTCTTTCGATAATAGTTGTCGCGTGCGCGGTGTTCATGTTGAACGGCATAGAGAAATTTTCGCTTATGGAGATCGCTTTTGAAGTATTCTCGGCGTTTGGCACCGTGGGTCTTTCGACGGGCATTACGCCTTTTCTGTCAGATGCCGGTAAAATAGTCATTATATCCGTTATGTTCATCGGACGCGTCGGGGCCCTCACGCTGCTTGCCGCTCTGTCGGGCCACGAAGGCAAACATCATATTGAATATCCAAAAGAAGGAATATCGATAGGTTAA
- a CDS encoding HAMP domain-containing sensor histidine kinase, which yields MRTRLTIIIISVLTLILSFSSTVLYLYYRINIIEAFEYGLYDFANDIVIEIAKDPAEFKLRPQEYLAHPSKTVFATSDILVEFTDVKGVPLTKSQRLNNEYLPFINDGDGILSDVEMPDGTKMKVYQCLIEINETSIGYLIVAAPVSRIYQHLEYLKLVLSVVMLSTIMIIGFVVSLIVSYGIVENQKKFLAFASHELRTPLSVISGTAEIALRKGSKDDDSRQAFNEIKEQSDFMGRLVSNFMYIFKSATGSEKISKKQFDLSDMIVNEAQMTKSRYPGRNLILNLSDESLINADEGQIRKVIGNLLENSAKNTKENGRIEISVEKKAGKFTVKVSDDGPGIDPKLQKKIFDIFYRVERTGKEGMGLGLAIAKWVVNAHRGRISVKSEKGKGSVFTIELPAGKV from the coding sequence ATGCGGACAAGATTAACAATAATCATCATTTCCGTCCTTACACTGATACTTTCGTTCTCTTCGACCGTGTTATATCTGTATTACAGGATCAATATAATTGAGGCGTTTGAATATGGATTATACGATTTCGCCAATGATATTGTAATAGAGATCGCGAAAGATCCTGCGGAGTTTAAATTGAGGCCGCAGGAATATTTAGCGCATCCCAGCAAGACTGTTTTTGCCACTTCCGATATCCTTGTAGAGTTTACTGACGTAAAAGGCGTACCCCTGACAAAATCCCAGAGGCTGAATAATGAATATCTGCCGTTCATCAATGACGGAGACGGTATATTGTCGGACGTTGAGATGCCTGACGGGACAAAAATGAAGGTTTATCAATGTTTGATTGAAATTAACGAGACCAGCATAGGTTATCTGATCGTTGCCGCGCCGGTCTCACGGATATACCAGCATTTGGAATATCTTAAACTGGTGCTTTCCGTTGTAATGTTATCAACAATAATGATAATCGGTTTTGTCGTCTCGCTTATCGTTTCTTACGGGATAGTGGAAAACCAGAAGAAGTTCTTAGCTTTTGCTTCGCACGAGCTCAGGACCCCTCTGTCCGTTATTTCCGGAACAGCGGAGATCGCGCTGAGAAAAGGATCAAAAGATGATGATTCCCGCCAGGCATTCAATGAAATAAAAGAACAAAGCGATTTCATGGGCAGGCTGGTCTCAAATTTTATGTATATCTTTAAAAGTGCGACAGGGTCCGAAAAAATAAGCAAAAAGCAGTTTGATCTTTCAGATATGATCGTGAACGAGGCGCAAATGACCAAAAGCAGATATCCGGGAAGGAATTTAATCCTGAATTTGTCCGATGAATCATTGATCAACGCCGATGAGGGTCAGATACGAAAGGTCATCGGCAACCTCCTTGAAAATTCGGCCAAGAATACAAAGGAAAACGGCCGGATAGAAATATCTGTCGAAAAAAAGGCCGGGAAATTCACGGTCAAAGTTTCTGATGACGGTCCGGGCATAGACCCAAAATTGCAAAAGAAAATATTCGATATATTTTACCGGGTTGAAAGGACCGGAAAAGAAGGGATGGGGCTCGGGCTTGCTATCGCAAAATGGGTCGTTAATGCCCACAGAGGAAGGATAAGCGTTAAGAGCGAAAAGGGGAAAGGGTCTGTATTTACAATTGAGCTGCCGGCCGGCAAGGTTTAA
- the ftsZ gene encoding cell division protein FtsZ, whose product MQAKGDEIKRFANIKVFGVGGAGTNAVNRMIGAGLKGVDFWVANTDLQALNVSLSDNKIQLGGKLTKGLGAGSNPEIGMRAAEESREDIAKVVEGADMIFLTAGFGGGTGTGSTPVIAEVAKDLGVLTIGVVTKPFKFEGPVRTAQAENGIALLKEKVDALIVIPNDKLLQVIDKRTSIIDAFKVADDVLRQGVKGISDLITVPGLINLDFADVRTIMMDAGSAMMGIGLAGGDNRAIEAAEQAISSPLLEETITGAKGVIMNVTGGSDLTLYEVNEAAQVIYNAVDPDANIIFGAVIDEKMQGDIMITVIATGFRQRAESGAVIFEQASKTVPQSTPHEKVPQQTPKPKHSIDVPEFLQNIASRF is encoded by the coding sequence GTGCAGGCCAAGGGTGATGAAATAAAAAGGTTCGCGAACATCAAGGTTTTCGGCGTGGGCGGAGCGGGCACGAACGCCGTGAACCGCATGATAGGCGCAGGGCTTAAAGGCGTCGATTTCTGGGTGGCAAACACGGACCTGCAGGCCCTGAACGTTTCTCTTTCGGACAACAAGATACAGCTTGGCGGAAAGCTCACAAAAGGTCTTGGCGCCGGATCCAATCCCGAGATAGGGATGCGCGCGGCCGAAGAATCACGCGAAGATATCGCCAAGGTCGTCGAAGGCGCTGACATGATATTTTTGACCGCCGGGTTCGGCGGCGGCACGGGGACCGGATCCACGCCCGTAATAGCCGAAGTTGCAAAGGACCTCGGCGTCCTGACGATAGGTGTAGTCACAAAGCCGTTCAAATTCGAAGGCCCTGTCAGGACAGCTCAGGCGGAGAACGGTATAGCTCTTTTAAAAGAAAAAGTCGACGCGCTGATAGTCATCCCCAACGATAAACTTCTCCAGGTGATTGACAAAAGGACCTCCATCATCGATGCCTTTAAGGTCGCGGACGATGTGTTGCGCCAGGGCGTCAAAGGCATCTCGGATCTGATAACTGTTCCCGGACTGATCAATCTTGATTTTGCGGACGTGCGGACGATAATGATGGATGCGGGGTCCGCGATGATGGGCATCGGGCTTGCCGGAGGGGACAACAGGGCGATAGAGGCGGCCGAGCAGGCGATCTCTTCCCCGCTGCTTGAAGAGACGATAACAGGCGCTAAAGGCGTGATAATGAACGTGACCGGCGGTTCAGACCTGACACTTTACGAGGTCAACGAAGCAGCTCAGGTCATCTACAACGCGGTGGACCCGGACGCCAATATAATATTCGGAGCAGTGATAGACGAAAAAATGCAGGGTGATATCATGATCACAGTGATAGCTACAGGCTTCAGGCAGAGGGCCGAGTCGGGCGCGGTAATATTCGAGCAGGCTTCAAAGACAGTCCCTCAAAGTACGCCTCATGAAAAGGTTCCCCAGCAGACCCCAAAACCAAAACACTCTATCGATGTCCCGGAGTTCCTGCAGAACATAGCCTCAAGATTCTGA
- the queF gene encoding preQ(1) synthase, with translation MKEKYQNHAKSGLADKLPKIEIFENNFQDYEITIIEPEFTSVCPKTGLPDFGTITIKYIPGKFCAELKSLKAYFNSYRNIGIFMENSVNRILKDFVFACKPKKAEIAGDFNPRGGIKTVVKACYPKGHQPKKK, from the coding sequence TTGAAAGAAAAATATCAAAATCACGCAAAGTCAGGATTAGCGGACAAACTTCCGAAAATAGAAATATTCGAGAATAATTTTCAGGATTACGAGATCACGATTATTGAGCCGGAATTCACTTCCGTCTGTCCCAAGACCGGCCTTCCCGACTTCGGGACTATCACCATCAAATACATCCCCGGTAAATTTTGCGCCGAGCTTAAATCTTTAAAGGCATATTTCAACTCTTACAGGAATATCGGCATCTTTATGGAGAACTCAGTGAACAGGATACTGAAAGATTTTGTTTTTGCCTGCAAACCGAAGAAGGCTGAAATTGCAGGTGATTTCAACCCGCGCGGGGGGATAAAGACGGTGGTCAAGGCGTGTTATCCGAAAGGCCACCAGCCGAAAAAGAAATGA
- a CDS encoding response regulator transcription factor codes for MKILIIEDERKISAFIQKGLKAEHFTVETASDGEEGLFMAQEGDYDAVILDVMLPKIDGITVCKKLRINGKKCPIIMLTAKDSIEEKIAGLNAGADDYMTKPFSFAELLARIKALTRRKGTVSGEIRVADLILDPDTFEVKRDKKNVVLSATEFKLLKFLMENSPRPVSKTRILEDVWGYDFSPESNIVDVYIKYLRDKIDKGSKKPLLHTVRGIGYKICGQD; via the coding sequence ATGAAGATATTGATCATAGAAGATGAAAGAAAAATATCCGCTTTCATTCAAAAAGGCCTGAAAGCGGAGCATTTTACGGTTGAGACCGCTTCTGACGGTGAAGAAGGCCTTTTTATGGCACAGGAGGGCGATTACGACGCGGTGATCCTTGATGTTATGCTGCCCAAAATAGACGGGATCACGGTCTGCAAAAAACTGCGAATTAACGGAAAAAAATGTCCGATAATCATGCTCACAGCAAAAGACAGCATCGAAGAAAAGATAGCGGGCCTTAATGCCGGCGCCGATGATTATATGACAAAACCCTTTTCCTTTGCGGAGCTTCTTGCAAGGATAAAAGCTCTTACAAGGAGAAAAGGCACCGTATCAGGGGAGATAAGAGTAGCCGATCTTATTTTAGACCCCGACACTTTTGAAGTTAAGAGAGATAAAAAGAATGTCGTACTTTCCGCGACAGAATTCAAGCTTCTTAAATTCCTGATGGAAAATTCTCCGAGGCCGGTCTCAAAAACAAGAATACTCGAAGATGTGTGGGGTTATGATTTCAGCCCTGAAAGCAATATTGTTGATGTTTACATTAAATATTTGCGGGATAAGATCGACAAAGGGTCAAAAAAACCTCTTTTGCATACTGTCCGCGGGATCGGGTATAAAATATGCGGACAAGATTAA
- a CDS encoding FtsQ-type POTRA domain-containing protein: MKKKEKKRNLRPVKVIIFSLAAASCLIILLSLPVWRINNITVTGNSMISPELVKQKANISFDENIFFVNYREVTRRLKEIPQVKNARLSAKIPSTIEIKIEERTPFAVFLVGGDYIVVDEKGVIIDSVKGSARTQIQAEVSKLPTVIGLPKGSIVDDKRVRPDVMSAIEKSFRTLSPVFTKSKFVLVMKKSDSLSILIDDTLDVKIGYPDNIDRKLSNLAQLLRSAGSDTSKIEYIDVRLVNDPVIRFKK; this comes from the coding sequence GTGAAAAAGAAAGAAAAAAAAAGAAATCTCAGACCGGTCAAAGTGATCATCTTTTCCCTTGCAGCCGCGAGCTGTCTGATAATCCTGCTTTCACTTCCGGTCTGGAGGATCAACAATATCACCGTCACGGGCAATTCAATGATATCGCCCGAGCTGGTAAAACAAAAAGCCAACATCTCATTTGACGAGAACATCTTTTTTGTCAATTACCGCGAGGTGACGCGCCGACTCAAAGAGATACCGCAGGTGAAAAATGCGCGTCTTTCCGCAAAGATACCGTCAACGATCGAAATAAAGATCGAAGAAAGGACCCCTTTCGCGGTATTCCTTGTCGGCGGTGACTATATAGTCGTCGATGAAAAGGGCGTGATAATAGATTCCGTCAAGGGAAGCGCCCGCACGCAGATACAGGCCGAGGTATCGAAATTGCCGACAGTTATCGGTCTTCCGAAAGGATCGATAGTCGATGACAAAAGGGTCAGGCCGGACGTGATGTCGGCGATCGAAAAATCCTTCAGGACGCTGAGCCCGGTATTTACAAAAAGCAAGTTCGTCCTCGTGATGAAAAAATCCGACAGCCTGAGTATCCTGATCGATGACACGCTGGATGTAAAAATAGGATATCCGGATAACATCGACAGGAAACTGTCAAACCTGGCCCAGCTTTTAAGGTCCGCGGGCAGCGATACATCAAAGATCGAATATATTGATGTCCGCCTGGTGAACGATCCCGTGATCAGGTTCAAAAAATGA
- a CDS encoding D-alanine--D-alanine ligase gives MSIIEKFKNKKIAVLYGGISGERDVSLRSGKKVHESLVSQGLDAFLVDTKEEFISELRNKKPDIACIMLHGRYGEDGSIQGLLEILGIPYTGSKVLASAVGMNKAASKKIWMSCGIPTPKFIEIDKEKDIPVQCDRVSTTFPVPLVVKPVSEGSSLGVTIIHEKDKLFGTVESTVKEFGDVFIEEYIAGVQVTVGILGTGENARALPVLELVTKSVFYDYAAKYTSGMTEFVIPARLPKPVYQRVQKTALDAYRSIGCAGFARVDMIVDSDGTPYVHDANTIPGMTDLSDLPAQAASGGISYDELVLRILESAL, from the coding sequence ATGTCTATTATAGAAAAGTTCAAGAACAAAAAGATCGCGGTCCTTTACGGCGGCATTTCCGGTGAAAGGGACGTATCTCTGCGTTCGGGCAAAAAGGTCCACGAGTCCCTTGTCTCGCAAGGGCTGGATGCATTCCTGGTGGACACTAAAGAAGAATTCATCAGCGAACTCAGAAATAAAAAGCCGGATATCGCCTGCATAATGCTGCACGGAAGATACGGCGAGGACGGTTCTATCCAGGGGCTTCTTGAAATACTTGGTATTCCTTATACGGGTTCTAAAGTACTTGCAAGCGCGGTTGGCATGAATAAGGCGGCTTCAAAGAAAATATGGATGTCATGCGGCATTCCAACCCCTAAGTTCATCGAGATCGACAAAGAGAAAGATATTCCGGTACAGTGTGACAGGGTCAGCACGACTTTCCCTGTGCCACTTGTAGTGAAACCCGTTTCGGAGGGTTCGAGCCTCGGAGTGACAATAATCCATGAAAAGGACAAACTATTCGGGACGGTAGAAAGCACGGTCAAGGAGTTCGGGGATGTATTTATTGAAGAATATATAGCCGGCGTACAGGTGACTGTCGGGATACTAGGAACAGGAGAAAACGCCAGGGCCCTTCCGGTCCTTGAGCTTGTGACAAAATCCGTGTTCTATGACTACGCGGCCAAATATACTTCCGGCATGACGGAGTTCGTCATCCCTGCAAGGCTTCCGAAGCCCGTCTATCAAAGGGTTCAAAAGACCGCGCTTGACGCGTACAGGTCTATCGGATGTGCGGGGTTTGCCAGGGTGGACATGATCGTCGACAGCGACGGGACCCCTTATGTGCATGACGCCAACACTATACCCGGCATGACTGACCTTTCGGACCTGCCGGCCCAGGCGGCATCCGGGGGCATATCTTATGACGAACTTGTTCTGCGCATCCTTGAGAGCGCTTTGTAA
- a CDS encoding phosphoribosylaminoimidazolesuccinocarboxamide synthase: MRQTVYNTDFPKLKLFNRGKVRDIYDLGENLLIVATDRLSAFDIVMPNPIPRKGEVLTKISLFWFDALKDIIENHLISADPKNYPKECREYADNLKDRSMLVKRSKPLPVECIVRGYISGSGWKDYKTTGTISGIKLPKDLKESDKLPEPIFTPSTKEEVGTHDQTIDFERTKMLLGNKTAKMIKEASIALYNKASEIAAKKGIIISDTKFEFGFYNDEIILIDEVLTPDSSRFWPKDDYKPGRPQKSFDKQFTRDYLLSIKWDQKPPAPELPEEIISKTSEKYIEALNRLTA; this comes from the coding sequence GTGAGACAAACGGTCTATAATACTGATTTTCCAAAATTAAAATTATTCAACCGCGGCAAGGTGCGGGACATATATGACCTTGGAGAAAACCTTCTGATAGTCGCGACTGACAGGCTTTCCGCCTTTGATATAGTCATGCCGAATCCCATTCCCAGAAAAGGAGAGGTTCTGACAAAGATATCCCTTTTTTGGTTCGACGCTCTAAAAGATATCATTGAAAATCATCTCATCTCCGCTGATCCCAAAAATTATCCCAAAGAATGCAGAGAATACGCGGACAATCTTAAAGACCGCTCAATGCTCGTGAAAAGATCCAAGCCTCTTCCGGTTGAGTGTATTGTGAGAGGCTATATTTCCGGTTCAGGCTGGAAAGATTACAAGACGACGGGAACTATTTCTGGGATAAAACTTCCAAAAGACTTAAAAGAATCGGATAAGCTCCCTGAACCGATATTTACTCCTTCCACAAAAGAAGAGGTCGGGACACATGACCAGACGATCGACTTTGAAAGAACAAAAATGCTCTTAGGAAATAAGACCGCAAAAATGATAAAAGAGGCCTCGATCGCTTTATACAACAAAGCATCCGAGATCGCAGCTAAAAAGGGCATTATCATCTCCGACACCAAGTTCGAGTTCGGCTTCTATAATGATGAAATAATACTGATTGACGAGGTTTTGACCCCCGACTCTTCCCGTTTCTGGCCCAAAGACGATTACAAGCCTGGAAGACCGCAAAAAAGCTTTGACAAGCAGTTCACCAGGGATTATCTGCTATCCATCAAATGGGACCAGAAGCCCCCAGCGCCTGAACTACCCGAGGAGATAATATCGAAGACATCAGAAAAATATATTGAGGCTTTGAATAGATTGACCGCTTAA
- the fba gene encoding class II fructose-1,6-bisphosphate aldolase, which translates to MPLVSTREMFKKAYSGGYAVGAFNVNDMEILQGIVDAAKEEKAPLILQVSAGARKYARHEYLVKLVEAALLTADLPIALHLDHGEDFEVCKSCVDGGFSSVMIDGSKYPLEENIRLTKQVVDYAHPKGVTVEAELGKLAGVEDAVKVAAKDATYTDPDEAERFVKETGCDSLAIAIGTSHGAYKFKGEAKLDLARLAEIARRLPNFPLVLHGASSVPQYLVDECNKYGGKLPGAKGVPEEMLREAAKGAICKINIDTDLRLAMTATIRKIFTESPAEFDPRKYLGPARDEIKKVVKHKISDVLGCSGKA; encoded by the coding sequence ATGCCTTTAGTTTCTACAAGAGAGATGTTCAAGAAAGCCTATTCCGGAGGATATGCAGTAGGTGCGTTCAATGTAAATGACATGGAAATCCTGCAGGGCATAGTGGATGCAGCTAAGGAAGAGAAAGCTCCGTTGATCCTCCAGGTGTCTGCCGGTGCAAGGAAATATGCGAGGCACGAATACCTGGTCAAATTAGTTGAAGCGGCGCTTTTGACCGCCGACCTTCCGATAGCCCTGCATTTGGACCACGGCGAGGATTTTGAGGTGTGCAAATCCTGCGTGGACGGCGGGTTCTCGTCCGTGATGATAGACGGCTCCAAATATCCTCTTGAAGAAAATATCCGCCTGACAAAACAGGTAGTTGATTATGCGCACCCTAAAGGAGTAACCGTCGAAGCGGAGCTTGGGAAATTGGCCGGTGTCGAAGATGCAGTAAAAGTGGCGGCAAAGGACGCGACCTATACAGACCCTGACGAGGCCGAAAGATTCGTAAAAGAAACAGGTTGCGATTCGCTTGCTATCGCGATCGGGACTTCTCACGGGGCGTATAAGTTCAAGGGTGAAGCAAAATTGGACCTTGCGCGGTTAGCTGAGATAGCAAGAAGGCTCCCTAACTTTCCCCTCGTCCTGCACGGTGCGTCTTCGGTTCCTCAGTACCTGGTAGACGAATGCAATAAATACGGGGGAAAACTTCCCGGAGCCAAGGGTGTCCCGGAAGAGATGCTCCGTGAGGCGGCAAAAGGCGCGATATGCAAGATCAATATCGATACGGACCTGAGACTTGCTATGACGGCGACGATAAGAAAAATATTCACGGAATCTCCCGCAGAATTTGATCCGAGAAAATATCTCGGCCCGGCAAGGGATGAGATCAAAAAGGTAGTAAAGCACAAGATATCCGATGTGCTCGGCTGTTCCGGTAAAGCTTAA
- a CDS encoding TrkA family potassium uptake protein, with protein sequence MKKQFAVLGIGRFGSKVARELFYRGQEVIVMDKDEHKIQQVRDEVTHAYIGDITDEAALKEAGINDCDIAIISESSNIESNLIACQICKSFGIKKVIAKAQNTLHGKILVKLQVDQIVYPEQDTAIKLVNKMTSDRILDYIELGEHINIVSVEAPAKMENLTIRELALRRRFHVTILGIKRGEELIFNLTDDNIIEKGDILVVFGETENLKKLNMDVTHKT encoded by the coding sequence ATGAAAAAGCAATTTGCGGTTCTTGGGATCGGGAGGTTCGGTTCAAAGGTGGCCAGGGAGTTGTTCTACAGGGGGCAAGAGGTCATTGTCATGGACAAGGACGAGCATAAGATCCAGCAGGTCAGGGACGAAGTGACCCACGCATATATCGGGGATATAACAGATGAGGCCGCTCTTAAAGAAGCGGGGATCAATGATTGCGATATCGCGATAATAAGCGAGAGCTCCAATATCGAATCTAATCTCATCGCATGCCAGATTTGCAAAAGTTTCGGGATAAAAAAGGTCATAGCAAAAGCCCAAAACACGCTCCACGGAAAAATACTGGTCAAACTGCAGGTGGACCAGATAGTGTACCCGGAACAGGATACTGCCATAAAACTCGTCAACAAGATGACTTCGGACAGGATCCTTGACTATATCGAGCTCGGCGAGCATATAAATATCGTCAGTGTAGAAGCGCCCGCTAAAATGGAAAACCTGACTATCAGAGAACTCGCGCTCAGAAGAAGGTTCCACGTGACGATACTCGGGATAAAACGGGGTGAAGAACTGATATTCAACCTGACGGACGATAATATTATTGAAAAGGGTGATATCCTGGTCGTGTTCGGCGAGACGGAGAACCTGAAAAAACTTAATATGGATGTAACGCATAAGACGTGA
- a CDS encoding GNAT family N-acetyltransferase yields the protein MKMRPARPDEIKTIYGLAYKMDLDSQDMDYEDFTVIEDKGYIVAFGRLKKRGDAIELGTLGVVEKYRGKGLAKKIVGDLLSKTDRDVYLTTLIPAFFEKFGFKELSTPPPQSLIRTKEFCEGCGKVGCTLMKLER from the coding sequence ATGAAAATGCGCCCGGCAAGACCCGATGAGATAAAAACAATTTATGGTTTGGCATATAAAATGGACCTGGATTCGCAGGACATGGACTATGAGGACTTTACCGTGATTGAAGACAAAGGGTATATAGTCGCTTTTGGAAGGCTTAAAAAGCGGGGCGACGCGATCGAGTTGGGGACTTTAGGCGTCGTTGAGAAATACCGCGGCAAAGGTCTGGCTAAAAAGATCGTCGGCGATCTTCTTTCAAAAACTGACAGGGATGTTTATCTTACGACCCTCATCCCTGCATTCTTTGAAAAGTTCGGTTTTAAGGAGCTCTCTACCCCTCCCCCGCAATCACTTATCAGGACAAAAGAATTCTGCGAGGGGTGCGGAAAAGTTGGATGCACATTAATGAAGCTGGAAAGATAA